A window from Salvia miltiorrhiza cultivar Shanhuang (shh) chromosome 2, IMPLAD_Smil_shh, whole genome shotgun sequence encodes these proteins:
- the LOC131007959 gene encoding uncharacterized protein LOC131007959, with the protein MKINIFVVCIWRYLKIQKREYSKEKKNFWDRVREVYNEEKPNPNMYTRSSRSLETRMQFTRAKELMVLDTKYEKGFKFEHVWSIMKDYQKFDCPSQNSRQQMSASQSDSLPQSPISLDGLSNFSINLSDGSGSGSGSSDRPDGVKKTKNKRKKGEDMSNFLKVIEQGNKRIGDLMENSSTTKEQILQLQMQKIEAKNKATEAKKQAIAFQMWESDNKILMMDTDNISDPVRRDYFKSEQAKIIFKRQQHSSPYDAFNMFVGNFHDFGGSGSDIGGSGSDVGGSGSDLGPY; encoded by the exons ATGAAGATAAACATCTTTGTCGTGTGTATTTGGAGATATCTCAAGATTCAGAAACGGGAATActccaaagaaaagaaaaatttttgggATCGTGTTAGGGAGGTTTACAACGAGGAGAAACCCAATCCAAATATGTATACTCGAAGTTCAAGATCACTTGAAACTCGCATGCAG TTCACTCGTGCAAAAGAATTGATGGTGCTAGACACAAAATATGAGAAAGGCTTCAAGTTCGAGCATGTGTGGTCTATTATGAAAGATTATCAAAAGTTTGATTGTCCTTCACAAAACTCTCGACAACAAATGTCTGCATCTCAGTCAGATTCACTACCACAATCTCCTATCTCACTTGATGGATTGTCTAATTTTTCTATCAATTTAAGCGATGGTAGTGGCAGTGGTTCTGGATCGTCAGACCGTCCAGATGGTGTGAAAAAGaccaaaaacaaaagaaaaaaaggtgaAGATATGTCTAATTTTTTGAAAGTAATTGAACAAGGAAATAAACGAATTGGAGATTTAATGGAAAACTCATCAACCACAAAAGAGCAAATTTTGCAACTACAAATGCAGAAGATTGAAGCAAAAAACAAAGCTACTGAAGCAAAAAAACAAGCTATTGCATTCCAAATGTGGGAATCAGATAATAAAATTCTAATGATGGACACCGACAATATTTCTGATCCTGTTCGACGAGATTATTTCAAAAGTGAACAAgcaaaaatcatttttaaaagaCAACAACATTCAAGTCCATATGATGCTTTCAATATGTTTGTAGGAAATTTTCATGATTTTGGAGGATCAGGAAGCGACATTGGAGGATCTGGAAGCGATGTTGGAGGATCTGGAAGTGATCTTGGACCTTACTAG